DNA from Clostridia bacterium:
ACGGCCCGGGTGAACGCCTCGCCGTACCCCTGGCTGCCGCGGGGGTTGCCGTAGACGACCACGAAGCCGTGGGCGGCCAGCAGCTGGTTTTCGAACATCAGCGTGTATCCCCAGGTGCCGTGGGGGCCGCCGTGGATGTTGAGGACGAGCGGCCGCCGGTCGCCCGGACGGAGTCCCTTCGGCTTGAGGATCCAGCCCTCCACCGTCCAGTCTCCGGGACCGCGCGCGGTGAAGCGCTCCGGCTCCACGAGGCCCACCTCCTCGTAGAGTTCGTCGTTGACGGCCGTCAGCCGGCGCTCTCCGGTCACGCGCACGGCCGCTGCGGGGTCGCCCGGCGGACCTTCCAGGTCGACGACGTACACGTCGCCGACGGATGTCGCCGTCTCGATCACGAGCGCCGCCCGGCGGCCGTCGGCCGAGACGGAGAACGACGGGACGACGCGGCGCTCGCCGGGGCCGAGGCGCACGGGGAGCGACGGCCCGCGCTCGTCGGCCGCCCACAGCGGCTGCTCCCCGCCGTCGGTGGCGATGAACAGCACCGCGTGCCCCGGCCCTGCCAGCGGCGGCACCGCGGGCGGCGTGCCGCGCTCGTAGCTGCGGACGTGGTTTCCGATGGAGCGGTCGAACGCCGGCGTCAGGTTCTCGGGTTCGCCGCCGGGCGCCACGCGGTACAGGTGGACGTTGGTGGAGCCCTCCGCGTGGCCGTCGTGGCCGAAGAAGAGAAGGGACCTGCCGTCCCGCGCAAACGCCGGAAGATGGCAGATCCCTTCGAGCGCCGCGGCGAGCGAGGGCTCCCCTCCCGCCGCGGGCGCCGTCCAGATCTCGGTGACGCCCCAGCGCGCCGTGTCCCGGCGCGGCGGGTAGTGGCGCGTGAACGCCACCCGGGTCCCGTCGGGCGACCAGCACGGCTCGTCGTCGTCGAAGCCCTGCCCCGTGGGGCCGGCCTGCTCCGGGCGCGGCAGCCGCCCCGTGCCGATCACCGTGATGCGGGAGCCGGCGGATGCCGCATCGGCCGCCGTGGCCAGGTCCAGGATGCAGATCCGGCGCCGACGGCGCCCCCGGAACCCCTCGCCGTCCAGCCGGTAGAACGGTTCCGCGTAGACGCGCGCGTCAGTCGCGTATTCGGCGGCGGGGCCGCGCCACGGGTGGTCCGGCGGCAGGTCCTCGTCGGCCACGGGCGCGCTGAAGGCCAGCCGGCGCCCGTCGGGGGACCAGGCGGGAGCGCTCGCTCCTTCGGGAGCGCCGTCGAGCGGCACGGGCGCGCCGGCCGGCCTGCCTTCGGGGTCCAGCCGCAGGAGGTACAGCCGCCTCTTGCCGTCGCGATCGGAGCGGAAGGCCAGGCGGCGGCCGTCCGGAGCCCACCGCGGGGCGTCGTCGCGGGCGCGGCCGTCGGTCAGGTCCCAGCGGCGGCCGGTGTGCACGTCGACGGCGACGATGCGGGAGCGGTAACCGTCGGCCTCCCGGTCCAGCTCCGTCAGCACGTACGCCACCAGAGAACCGTCCGGGGAGATCTGCGCGTCGGAGACGAGGCGCAGGCGGTAGAGGTCGGAAGGCGTCAGGACACGGCTCACGGGTCGCTCTCCCTCCGGATGACGTTTGCGAGGTGATTCGACATGACGGCCGCGCGTCCCCTGGAAACCGCAGCCGGGGAATCGCCGCGCGCCGTGGCGCGCCGCGCAGGGCTGCCGCGGTTGACGGTGCGCCCTGAAATCCATACAATCCATGGCAACCTCACATGTCTGCGAGGACGGGGAGAGTACGCCGAATCTCGCGAGCCCAGAGAGCCGGGCCAAGCGGTGCAAGCCCGGCGCCGCGGCTCGGCGGAAGATCACCCCGGAGCAGCGGCGCGAACGGAGCCGGGCGCGGCCCGGTCCTCCCAGTAGACGCCGACGTCGCCGCCGGCGTTAACGGCGGCAGAGCGCCCGAGCGACGCACGGAGCTCGGGAATGAAGGTGGTACCGCGGAACGCCCTTCCGTCCTTTGGACGAAAGGGCGTTGTCGTTTGAGGAGGGCATCCGGTGGACTACCGCAAGACGGTTCTCCTGCCGCAGACGGATTTCCCCATGCGCGCGCGGCTTCCGGAGCGCGAACCGGAGTTCCAGGCGCGCTGGGAAGCGATGCGGCTCTATGAGCGCCTCCGCGAGGCGCGCCGCGGGCGGCCGAA
Protein-coding regions in this window:
- a CDS encoding S9 family peptidase, with translation MSRVLTPSDLYRLRLVSDAQISPDGSLVAYVLTELDREADGYRSRIVAVDVHTGRRWDLTDGRARDDAPRWAPDGRRLAFRSDRDGKRRLYLLRLDPEGRPAGAPVPLDGAPEGASAPAWSPDGRRLAFSAPVADEDLPPDHPWRGPAAEYATDARVYAEPFYRLDGEGFRGRRRRRICILDLATAADAASAGSRITVIGTGRLPRPEQAGPTGQGFDDDEPCWSPDGTRVAFTRHYPPRRDTARWGVTEIWTAPAAGGEPSLAAALEGICHLPAFARDGRSLLFFGHDGHAEGSTNVHLYRVAPGGEPENLTPAFDRSIGNHVRSYERGTPPAVPPLAGPGHAVLFIATDGGEQPLWAADERGPSLPVRLGPGERRVVPSFSVSADGRRAALVIETATSVGDVYVVDLEGPPGDPAAAVRVTGERRLTAVNDELYEEVGLVEPERFTARGPGDWTVEGWILKPKGLRPGDRRPLVLNIHGGPHGTWGYTLMFENQLLAAHGFVVVYGNPRGSQGYGEAFTRAVDHNWGKDDSRDLMALVDHACRLPFVDAGRLGVMGNSYGGYMTNWIVSHDPRFRAAVTQGTISNLVSDFGTSDYGFVKGRLEGAKTPWQAADALWDESPLKYADRVHAATLILHGEFDQRCPIEQAEQWFAALQCRGVPSAFVRYPGESHG